A part of Cannabis sativa cultivar Pink pepper isolate KNU-18-1 chromosome 6, ASM2916894v1, whole genome shotgun sequence genomic DNA contains:
- the LOC115695136 gene encoding uncharacterized protein LOC115695136 has protein sequence MPCNHAVAVMKDLNINTYNYCAQYYTSKEWLQTYEETVYPVGNVREWELPEFFEDIIVLPPKERIKSGRPRKRRMAAAWETKKQNKCGKCGQKGHNKKTCRRITA, from the coding sequence ATGCCATGTAACCATGCAGTCGCCGTCATGAAGGACTTgaacataaacacatacaactaCTGTGCACAATACTACACATCAAAAGAATGGCTGCAAACATATGAAGAAACAGTATACCCAGTTGGAAACGTTAGAGAATGGGAACTACCAGAATTTTTTGAAGACATCATAGTGTTGCCTCCAAAAGAAAGAATCAAGTCTGGAAGGCCGAGGAAAAGAAGAATGGCAGCAGCTTGGgaaacaaagaaacaaaacaagTGTGGCAAGTGTGGACAAAAGGGACATAACAAAAAGACCTGCAGAAGAATTACAGCATAG